A part of Methanohalobium evestigatum Z-7303 genomic DNA contains:
- a CDS encoding vWA domain-containing protein has translation MVIPFDNLFALASLLSVIPLIILYLLRPKPRVARIPSLMFLMKVEKEKKKIYSSITRIIKDPLFLIQLFVLIFLSVASAGPFYTSEEPLSSEHTVIVIDSSASMQTDGRFDDAISKAKSYISQENTVILAENVPVTALENAGASDARNLLDKLNPKATVADLSSAISSGMRILSNQGGRIVVISDFTHWQGQDPVSAKKLAESYGLNVDFVRVGEPTDNVGIIHGNVETEGNSYSYSSIVKNYNDVSKNVDIAVRNNGQITKTLQFNINAGSTKQFKVSNLKRGITKIQIEGQDSLMVDNTAYVSVPSFSDNDVLLVTDKDNTPSETALSLIPNVQVSVSENIPTQINNYDVVVLSNNERSFNDDEISRLETYTNNGGEMVFIAGEQLAPENAKISLLQLLPVKTLGITEASDGVTLKDVQSTQLTNDLKLDEIAVYKYLNSTPRSGSTTLISTENNIPMLTYWTSGEGTVVYLGLNDKLGENAWSNFHNLPEYPVFWVKLIGWLGGAGDVVDYNIETGTMTSLSQRQTIQTPTGNQTTERVLYDEAGVYKVAGKTIASNLFDDRESDTTIDGSGVIERASKNGEPEIVRSETYTAENDLDIYLIAAALLLIITEIYIIKKRGEL, from the coding sequence GTGGTAATTCCTTTTGATAATTTGTTCGCTCTTGCATCACTGCTAAGTGTAATACCTCTGATTATATTATATCTTCTAAGACCAAAACCAAGAGTAGCGAGAATACCCTCATTGATGTTTTTGATGAAGGTTGAAAAAGAGAAAAAGAAAATATATTCATCAATCACCAGAATTATAAAAGACCCATTATTTTTAATCCAGTTATTTGTCCTGATATTTCTTTCAGTTGCATCTGCAGGTCCTTTTTACACCTCTGAAGAACCATTAAGTAGTGAACATACAGTAATTGTCATTGATTCATCAGCAAGTATGCAGACAGACGGAAGATTTGATGATGCTATTTCCAAAGCAAAGAGCTATATAAGTCAGGAAAATACGGTTATACTTGCTGAAAATGTACCTGTTACTGCTCTGGAAAACGCTGGTGCATCAGATGCCAGAAATTTGTTAGATAAACTTAACCCAAAGGCTACTGTTGCTGACCTTTCAAGTGCTATATCCAGCGGGATGAGAATACTTTCAAATCAAGGTGGAAGAATCGTAGTAATCTCAGATTTTACACACTGGCAGGGGCAGGACCCGGTATCTGCGAAAAAACTTGCTGAATCCTATGGATTAAATGTGGATTTCGTCAGGGTGGGTGAACCCACTGACAATGTGGGAATAATTCATGGTAATGTGGAAACCGAAGGCAATTCCTATTCGTATAGTTCCATTGTCAAAAATTACAATGATGTTTCCAAAAACGTTGACATCGCAGTAAGAAACAACGGCCAAATCACAAAAACTTTACAATTTAATATAAATGCAGGTTCTACAAAGCAATTCAAAGTAAGCAACCTAAAAAGAGGAATCACAAAAATACAGATAGAGGGACAGGACAGTTTAATGGTGGATAACACCGCATATGTATCTGTTCCGAGTTTTTCAGACAATGACGTTTTGCTGGTTACAGATAAAGATAATACGCCTTCAGAAACTGCTCTTTCACTTATACCAAATGTACAGGTTTCTGTTTCTGAGAATATCCCAACACAGATAAATAATTATGATGTAGTTGTATTGTCCAATAACGAGCGGTCATTCAATGATGACGAAATATCAAGACTTGAAACATATACAAACAATGGCGGTGAAATGGTATTTATTGCAGGAGAACAACTGGCTCCAGAAAACGCAAAAATAAGCCTGTTGCAACTTCTCCCTGTCAAAACCCTTGGTATCACAGAGGCTTCTGATGGTGTAACATTAAAAGATGTACAATCCACCCAGCTTACAAACGACCTTAAACTGGACGAAATTGCGGTATATAAATATCTGAACTCAACTCCAAGAAGCGGTTCTACCACACTTATATCTACTGAAAACAACATCCCCATGCTAACTTACTGGACATCTGGTGAGGGGACTGTTGTTTATCTGGGGCTTAACGATAAACTCGGAGAAAATGCATGGAGCAATTTCCACAATCTTCCAGAGTATCCTGTATTCTGGGTTAAATTAATCGGATGGCTCGGTGGAGCTGGAGATGTAGTTGACTACAACATTGAGACTGGCACTATGACATCACTTTCACAAAGACAGACAATACAAACTCCTACTGGAAATCAGACAACAGAACGTGTACTGTACGATGAAGCCGGAGTTTATAAGGTAGCCGGTAAAACTATAGCTTCCAACCTTTTTGATGATAGAGAATCAGACACAACTATTGATGGTTCAGGTGTTATAGAACGTGCATCTAAAAACGGAGAACCTGAAATTGTAAGGTCTGAAACCTATACTGCAGAAAACGACCTTGATATTTACCTGATTGCAGCCGCTCTTTTGCTGATAATAACAGAAATATATATTATTAAAAAACGGGGTGAACTCTGA
- a CDS encoding vWA domain-containing protein — protein sequence MVSLPFIPLSFEHPEIILLIVPLIIAALYLIHKGTNTRIIESRVIIISLLILALASPYIMVSETRTNENPNLVVISDETSSMELFEGGTGERIYESMASKTPTSMVRLTDEKTNLGDAIVQNSGGDNQIVIVTDGNNNNGESLKSALEFADNTETNVYAVQPELETNDLSVQMKGDKTVVLNNENQFKVIVSQAKDETINYDLEVYANGSLIRSGTFTQSEREKTIDVKNTFESLGANNLRAVITPHREDIDSINNRFYKSVYVIPKPNIQLTANNIDSPLSRILYNLYDVTTSNNFTNIDNKKAVILDNQHINTLSQNEVEKLNNYVTDGNGLVVVGGDQSYSFGGYLNSTFEELLPVISKPTKWTGGRNIVLVLDVSQSTAAHGTQSDILGNAVNLIQNENLKDANLGVIAFGTEGEDVSNGLVYLGIPSNRERLENKIRNLKTETDTSLNLGLSVSQEWLQGETGKLEVIVISDGAIGSSYQKSLDIADDMKKKGVNFYFVNIEPSDPSIEGRYDNRGNLYAKRFIQEIEGSTDTYFQIQRGQRANLVFEDSDIPDDEDISDSGPFPVIEYNSNHFITRDINITGNVSGYNDVTPKAGAQRLVITTNGKPIVTSWRFGLGRVVSYTTDNGYGSGNRWASQMYSGNNSKLTSKLVNWAIGNPRAEEGIVLNAPDGWSGTPIELSLTRYDEGGLPSLQLDDRDDNIELSITGENTYKGSITVDKIGMHDISGYPIAVNYALEYRDVGFNENLPTLIKSHGGKMYTEQEARALLLDDAKESATKTVQTPFDLKMYFILTALGLFLLEIVLRRVREIREYKNTENE from the coding sequence ATGGTATCCCTCCCTTTTATACCCCTATCTTTTGAACATCCTGAAATTATCCTGCTTATAGTTCCTTTAATAATTGCAGCATTGTATCTTATCCATAAAGGAACAAATACACGAATTATAGAATCCAGAGTAATTATTATTTCCCTGCTTATTCTTGCACTGGCTTCTCCATATATTATGGTCAGCGAAACCAGAACCAATGAAAACCCCAACCTTGTTGTTATCTCTGACGAAACATCGAGCATGGAGTTGTTTGAAGGTGGTACAGGAGAACGAATATATGAATCAATGGCTTCAAAAACTCCCACATCAATGGTACGTCTTACCGATGAAAAAACAAATCTTGGAGATGCTATAGTACAAAACTCCGGCGGAGACAACCAGATTGTTATTGTTACCGATGGAAACAACAATAACGGTGAAAGTCTGAAAAGTGCACTGGAATTTGCCGATAACACCGAAACAAATGTATATGCTGTTCAACCTGAACTTGAGACAAACGATTTGAGTGTTCAGATGAAAGGGGATAAAACAGTTGTTTTAAACAATGAAAATCAGTTTAAAGTGATTGTTTCACAGGCAAAGGATGAAACTATAAACTACGACCTTGAAGTCTATGCCAATGGTTCACTGATACGAAGCGGTACTTTCACCCAATCAGAACGTGAAAAAACAATAGATGTCAAAAATACTTTTGAATCACTCGGTGCAAACAATCTGAGAGCTGTTATAACACCTCATAGAGAGGATATTGACAGCATCAACAACAGATTTTATAAATCCGTATATGTAATCCCGAAACCTAATATCCAGTTAACTGCCAACAATATAGATTCACCGCTTTCCAGAATATTGTACAACCTGTATGATGTTACAACCAGCAACAATTTTACAAATATTGACAACAAAAAGGCGGTCATTCTTGATAACCAGCACATAAATACACTTTCACAAAATGAGGTAGAAAAACTTAACAACTATGTCACAGACGGAAATGGGCTTGTTGTTGTTGGTGGTGACCAATCCTATAGTTTCGGAGGATACCTCAATTCAACTTTTGAAGAACTCCTTCCTGTGATTTCAAAACCAACAAAGTGGACTGGGGGGAGAAATATTGTACTGGTTCTGGATGTATCCCAGAGCACTGCTGCCCACGGTACTCAGAGTGATATTCTGGGAAATGCTGTTAACCTCATTCAGAACGAGAACCTGAAAGATGCTAATCTTGGAGTTATCGCTTTTGGTACTGAAGGGGAAGATGTATCAAATGGACTTGTGTATCTGGGTATCCCATCAAACCGAGAACGTCTTGAAAATAAAATACGGAATCTTAAAACAGAAACCGATACTTCACTGAATTTGGGATTAAGTGTTTCACAGGAATGGCTTCAGGGTGAAACCGGTAAACTGGAAGTGATTGTTATATCAGATGGTGCCATTGGTTCATCCTATCAGAAAAGCCTTGATATCGCAGATGATATGAAAAAGAAAGGAGTCAATTTCTATTTTGTAAACATTGAACCAAGCGACCCGTCAATAGAAGGACGTTATGATAATAGAGGTAATCTTTACGCCAAAAGGTTTATACAGGAAATAGAAGGGTCAACTGATACTTATTTCCAGATTCAACGCGGTCAGCGTGCCAACCTTGTTTTTGAGGATTCTGATATTCCAGATGACGAAGATATTTCCGATTCTGGTCCTTTCCCAGTTATTGAATACAATTCCAACCATTTTATAACCAGAGATATAAACATCACCGGCAATGTATCTGGTTATAATGATGTAACTCCAAAAGCAGGTGCACAAAGGCTTGTAATCACCACAAACGGTAAACCAATAGTCACATCATGGAGGTTCGGACTCGGTAGAGTTGTGTCCTATACCACTGATAATGGTTATGGAAGTGGAAATCGATGGGCTTCACAGATGTATTCCGGTAACAACTCCAAACTTACATCCAAGTTGGTTAACTGGGCTATCGGAAACCCACGTGCTGAAGAAGGAATCGTTCTTAACGCTCCTGATGGATGGTCAGGAACACCTATTGAACTTTCATTAACAAGGTATGATGAGGGAGGATTACCTTCTCTACAACTGGATGATAGAGATGATAATATAGAACTTTCCATAACTGGTGAAAATACATATAAAGGGTCTATAACCGTTGATAAAATAGGTATGCACGACATTTCCGGATATCCTATTGCTGTAAATTATGCTCTGGAATATCGTGATGTCGGGTTTAACGAAAACTTACCCACATTAATCAAGTCACACGGCGGAAAAATGTATACAGAACAGGAGGCACGTGCACTGCTACTTGATGATGCAAAAGAAAGTGCCACAAAAACCGTCCAGACTCCATTTGATTTGAAAATGTACTTTATACTTACCGCGTTGGGTCTATTCCTGCTTGAAATAGTACTCCGCAGAGTAAGAGAAATTCGAGAATATAAAAACACTGAAAATGAGTAA
- a CDS encoding type 1 glutamine amidotransferase domain-containing protein yields MKALIISADGFEDLELFYPLNRLKEEGVDVKIASMEKGTITGKHGYPADVDLTFDEINPDDFDMLVISGGKAPEKVRLDEKAIKITKHFFDKNKPVASICHGAQILISAGVVKGRKATCYIGVRDDLKVSGANYEDKEVVVDGNLITSRNPNDLYAFGREIVKMISK; encoded by the coding sequence TTGAAAGCGTTAATAATAAGTGCAGATGGTTTTGAAGACCTCGAGTTATTCTATCCACTCAATCGCCTTAAAGAAGAAGGAGTTGATGTTAAAATAGCATCGATGGAAAAGGGAACCATAACAGGCAAACATGGCTATCCTGCAGATGTCGACCTGACTTTTGATGAAATAAATCCAGATGACTTTGATATGCTTGTTATATCGGGTGGTAAAGCACCGGAAAAAGTTCGTCTTGATGAAAAAGCGATTAAGATTACAAAACATTTCTTTGATAAAAATAAACCTGTGGCATCAATCTGTCATGGAGCACAGATTCTGATATCTGCGGGAGTGGTTAAAGGACGTAAAGCTACATGCTACATCGGGGTAAGGGATGACCTGAAAGTATCCGGTGCAAATTATGAAGATAAAGAAGTGGTTGTTGATGGAAATCTTATAACATCAAGAAATCCCAATGACCTTTATGCGTTTGGTCGGGAAATTGTAAAAATGATTAGTAAATAA
- a CDS encoding A24 family peptidase C-terminal domain-containing protein, with translation MIGLLKIFFFLPFLLYSCYSDLKTRRVPNKLWSFMLVPGMIFVIYDLINYGFAHLVHLLISFVFIFGFVYVLFSFNAFGGADAKLMIIISIIIPAFPEIDMFGYTLPLNPVPPINLFAFSVFANAVILTIIVPVGLFIYNLIKEPLSEVFNKPWYMFLGYKTSVYESIPDHIRLLEEYEETNEGIRAGFSRSGKKIDSETIEELRNYADKNLISKRIWVTPGLPFMIPITVGFLTTVVYGDLIFYLTSNYIVPFI, from the coding sequence ATGATAGGTTTGTTGAAAATCTTTTTTTTCCTGCCTTTCCTTCTTTATTCGTGTTATTCAGACCTTAAAACACGCAGAGTACCCAATAAACTCTGGTCTTTTATGCTTGTTCCCGGTATGATATTTGTAATATACGACCTTATAAACTATGGGTTCGCACATCTTGTACACCTGTTAATATCATTTGTTTTTATTTTTGGTTTTGTGTACGTCCTTTTTTCTTTTAATGCATTTGGTGGTGCAGACGCAAAATTAATGATTATCATATCTATTATAATACCGGCATTTCCTGAAATTGATATGTTTGGTTATACACTACCATTAAACCCTGTACCTCCAATAAATCTGTTTGCGTTTAGTGTTTTTGCAAATGCAGTAATCCTTACAATAATAGTTCCAGTAGGATTGTTTATCTATAATCTTATAAAAGAGCCCTTAAGTGAAGTTTTTAATAAACCGTGGTATATGTTTTTGGGATACAAAACATCAGTATATGAATCAATTCCGGACCACATCAGATTGCTGGAAGAATATGAAGAGACTAATGAGGGTATCAGGGCAGGTTTTTCAAGAAGCGGAAAAAAGATTGATTCTGAAACAATAGAAGAACTGAGAAATTATGCTGATAAAAATTTAATCAGCAAACGTATCTGGGTAACACCGGGGTTGCCGTTTATGATACCTATTACGGTCGGTTTTTTAACAACAGTAGTCTACGGGGACCTGATATTTTATCTAACTTCAAATTATATAGTACCGTTCATTTAA
- the hxlA gene encoding 3-hexulose-6-phosphate synthase: MYYTKIIIISHTGDFIKTIVQVALDLLEIDRAVQIAKEALEGGVDWIEVGTPLIKSEGMSAIRRIRKEFPGYTVLADMKTIDTGSIEVEMAAKSGADIVMILGGSDNSTIDDSVRSAHQYGVKLMADLMSVNDPVERAIQLEKMGIDYINVHVGIDQQMQGYDPIYLLKDVVDAVNVPVAVAGGIDEQRSSEIVNTGADIVIVGGNITRSDNVSRAAKTIRSSVDSPSKFQVSKQSLDDEIYELLTSTSTPNISDAMHRKGAMRKIIPLVQDTKMVGKAVTVQTFEGDWAKPVQAIDIAKPGDVIVIYNSSKDIACWGGLATFSCLNKGIAGVVVDGAVRDVDDITNIGLPIFAGNTVPNAGDPKGFGEINSEITCGSQNVRPGDYIVGDNNGVVVVPKERAYEIARRSKEIEKGEQRLYDEVKRGRTLSDIAQLNKWEKQ; encoded by the coding sequence ATTTATTACACAAAAATAATAATTATAAGCCACACAGGTGATTTTATCAAAACGATTGTTCAGGTTGCCCTTGATTTACTGGAAATCGACCGTGCAGTACAGATAGCAAAGGAAGCATTAGAAGGCGGTGTGGACTGGATAGAAGTAGGAACCCCTCTTATCAAAAGTGAAGGTATGTCTGCAATCCGTAGAATCAGAAAAGAGTTTCCCGGTTATACAGTTCTTGCAGATATGAAAACAATAGACACCGGTTCAATAGAGGTTGAAATGGCGGCAAAATCAGGTGCAGATATAGTGATGATTCTCGGGGGTTCTGATAATTCGACAATAGATGATTCCGTACGGTCTGCACACCAATATGGAGTTAAACTGATGGCTGATTTAATGTCGGTAAACGACCCGGTAGAAAGAGCAATTCAGCTGGAAAAGATGGGTATCGATTATATAAATGTCCATGTCGGTATCGACCAGCAGATGCAGGGATACGACCCGATATACCTTCTTAAAGACGTAGTTGATGCTGTAAACGTACCGGTTGCAGTTGCTGGAGGAATTGATGAGCAAAGATCTTCAGAAATTGTGAACACAGGGGCTGACATTGTTATAGTGGGCGGAAACATAACCCGTTCTGACAATGTTTCCAGAGCGGCAAAAACGATACGCAGTAGTGTTGATTCCCCTTCAAAATTTCAGGTTTCAAAACAATCGCTTGATGATGAAATCTATGAACTCCTTACAAGCACCTCTACTCCTAACATATCTGATGCCATGCATCGAAAGGGAGCGATGCGAAAAATAATACCTCTTGTACAGGATACAAAAATGGTTGGGAAGGCGGTAACTGTACAGACGTTTGAAGGTGACTGGGCAAAACCGGTTCAGGCAATAGATATTGCAAAACCCGGTGATGTGATTGTAATATACAATAGTAGTAAGGATATAGCTTGCTGGGGCGGTCTTGCGACATTTAGTTGTCTGAATAAAGGTATTGCAGGTGTCGTTGTTGATGGAGCAGTAAGAGATGTGGATGATATAACAAATATAGGTTTACCGATTTTTGCGGGTAATACAGTACCAAATGCAGGTGACCCCAAAGGTTTTGGTGAAATTAATTCTGAAATCACATGTGGAAGTCAAAATGTAAGACCCGGTGATTATATAGTCGGAGATAATAATGGTGTGGTGGTAGTCCCAAAAGAACGCGCCTATGAAATCGCCCGCCGATCAAAAGAAATAGAAAAGGGAGAACAGCGTTTATATGATGAAGTGAAGCGGGGCAGAACATTATCAGATATAGCACAACTCAACAAATGGGAGAAGCAGTAA
- a CDS encoding TIGR00725 family protein: MNRAQIGVIGAGDCDARILALAENVGKCIARRNGILICGALGGVMEAASKGAKEENGTTLGILPGKKRDEANPYIDIAVVSDLGEARNALIARSSDVLIAVSGGYGTLSEIAMSLKMGKKVVVLESQWDIKGTYRADNPEEAVDIAFGFL; the protein is encoded by the coding sequence ATGAACAGGGCACAGATTGGAGTTATAGGTGCTGGTGATTGTGATGCAAGAATCCTTGCACTTGCTGAAAATGTAGGGAAATGTATAGCAAGAAGAAATGGGATATTAATATGCGGTGCACTGGGCGGAGTTATGGAAGCTGCGTCCAAAGGTGCAAAAGAGGAAAACGGTACAACGCTGGGAATTCTTCCCGGTAAAAAACGAGATGAAGCAAACCCCTACATAGATATTGCAGTTGTAAGTGATCTGGGAGAAGCAAGGAATGCTCTTATTGCAAGGTCATCTGATGTATTAATAGCTGTTTCCGGAGGATACGGAACCCTTTCTGAAATTGCCATGTCGCTTAAAATGGGAAAAAAGGTAGTTGTACTGGAAAGCCAGTGGGATATTAAAGGAACTTACAGAGCAGACAATCCTGAAGAAGCTGTGGATATAGCATTTGGATTTTTATAA
- a CDS encoding DNA topoisomerase I, translated as MHLIIAEKHIAAKRIAAILAPKKPKKVRVSGVDTYEYEDNEDDKIVMGLSGHIVELDFPKEYNNWQKVNAEDLIDAELITKPTQVKIVAALKKLGKKASKVTIATDYDGEGELIGVEALDIIKKVNQDIQFDRVKYSAITEKEIKNAFSNPVNVDFNLADAGHSRQVIDLVWGASLTRYISLSAGRLGKMFLSVGRVQSPTLALIVDREKEREAFVPDPYWEVYATLANSNGEEFVTQHKTQRFWDKNQVNSVVDKLKDCKTAEVTSVEKSTKQDKPPSPFNTTEFISAANSVGFTASNAMRIAETLYTNGYISYPRTDNTVYPDSLDLRNLIAMFKSGQFKQYAQYLLNKSNLVPTRGKKETQDHPPIYPTSAAKKSELNEDEWKIYEMVVRRFFATFADPAKWETMKVKFDIGSEEFRAKGARLISPGWRWFYPYNSPEDKILPPLKKGEVLTVKSSKVADKETQPPGRYGQGRLVRIMEELGLGTKATRHEIISKLFSRAYVHSNPLQPTKTAFAVIDALENYAPTITKHEMTSKLEEDMEKISEGKIKEDEVLKESRDMLKSMFSELESNRDNITQSLRNGLREDKVIGTCPECESRLMVRRSKRGSRFIGCDGYPDCTFSLPLPKSGQIIVTDKVCEDHGINHIRVNIPGKRPWNLGCPHCNFIEWQKEQENNKNKQKDTTPKSITEINGIGKVTAEKLENAGVSSVEELANADAVELSKQTNLSVKKIKNWQEYVA; from the coding sequence ATGCATCTCATAATAGCAGAGAAACATATTGCAGCAAAGCGAATAGCAGCAATCCTTGCACCAAAGAAACCCAAAAAAGTACGTGTAAGTGGGGTTGACACATACGAATATGAAGACAATGAAGATGATAAAATTGTCATGGGGTTGAGTGGGCATATTGTTGAGCTTGATTTTCCAAAAGAATATAACAACTGGCAAAAGGTAAATGCAGAAGATTTGATTGATGCAGAACTTATTACAAAACCTACACAGGTAAAAATTGTTGCAGCACTGAAAAAATTGGGGAAAAAAGCCAGCAAGGTCACAATCGCAACTGACTATGATGGTGAAGGAGAGCTTATAGGTGTCGAAGCACTGGATATAATAAAAAAAGTAAATCAGGATATTCAGTTCGACCGGGTAAAGTACAGTGCTATCACCGAAAAGGAAATCAAAAACGCATTTTCAAATCCGGTTAATGTTGATTTTAACCTTGCAGATGCCGGTCATTCAAGACAGGTTATAGACCTTGTATGGGGTGCTTCACTTACACGTTATATATCACTCTCTGCAGGGCGACTTGGAAAAATGTTCTTGTCTGTAGGAAGAGTTCAGTCCCCCACCCTTGCTCTTATTGTGGATAGGGAAAAAGAAAGAGAAGCATTTGTACCTGACCCATACTGGGAGGTTTATGCCACCCTTGCAAATTCAAATGGAGAGGAGTTTGTAACCCAGCACAAAACCCAGAGGTTCTGGGATAAAAATCAGGTCAATTCGGTAGTAGACAAACTTAAAGACTGCAAGACTGCGGAAGTTACCTCTGTTGAGAAGTCAACAAAACAGGATAAACCTCCATCACCATTTAATACAACCGAATTCATCAGCGCTGCAAACTCTGTCGGATTCACAGCATCAAATGCAATGAGAATCGCAGAAACACTATATACAAACGGGTATATATCCTACCCAAGAACTGATAATACCGTTTATCCCGATTCACTTGATTTGCGCAATTTAATAGCAATGTTCAAATCCGGTCAATTCAAACAGTATGCACAGTATCTACTGAATAAGTCCAACCTTGTACCAACACGCGGGAAAAAGGAAACCCAAGACCATCCACCAATTTACCCTACATCCGCCGCCAAAAAATCAGAACTTAATGAAGATGAGTGGAAAATCTACGAGATGGTTGTAAGAAGGTTTTTTGCAACATTTGCCGATCCTGCAAAATGGGAGACAATGAAAGTCAAGTTTGATATTGGTAGTGAAGAATTCAGAGCAAAAGGTGCCCGCCTTATAAGTCCGGGATGGAGATGGTTTTATCCCTATAACTCTCCAGAAGACAAAATATTGCCACCATTAAAAAAAGGAGAAGTTTTGACTGTCAAAAGCTCAAAGGTGGCTGACAAAGAGACACAACCTCCCGGAAGGTATGGACAGGGACGTCTTGTCAGAATAATGGAAGAACTTGGTCTTGGAACAAAAGCTACAAGACATGAAATTATCAGCAAATTGTTTTCAAGAGCCTATGTGCATAGCAATCCTCTCCAGCCCACAAAAACTGCTTTTGCTGTTATAGATGCTCTTGAAAATTATGCTCCCACAATAACCAAACATGAAATGACAAGTAAACTGGAAGAAGACATGGAAAAAATATCAGAAGGAAAAATCAAAGAAGATGAGGTATTAAAAGAATCAAGGGATATGTTAAAATCCATGTTTTCAGAACTTGAAAGTAACAGAGATAATATAACCCAATCACTAAGAAATGGACTCAGAGAAGACAAAGTTATAGGTACCTGCCCTGAATGCGAATCCAGATTGATGGTCAGGCGCTCTAAAAGAGGTTCACGTTTTATAGGCTGTGATGGTTATCCGGATTGTACATTCTCACTACCACTTCCAAAAAGTGGTCAGATTATTGTAACGGATAAAGTATGTGAAGACCACGGAATCAATCACATAAGGGTCAACATACCGGGAAAACGTCCCTGGAACCTTGGTTGCCCGCATTGTAATTTTATAGAGTGGCAAAAAGAACAGGAAAACAACAAAAACAAACAAAAAGATACGACTCCAAAATCCATAACAGAAATTAACGGCATAGGCAAAGTGACTGCTGAGAAACTGGAAAATGCAGGGGTATCCAGTGTAGAAGAACTGGCAAATGCTGATGCAGTAGAATTATCAAAACAGACCAACCTTTCTGTCAAAAAAATCAAAAACTGGCAGGAATATGTAGCCTAA
- a CDS encoding MBL fold metallo-hydrolase gives MKLDFRGGCREVGRSSVYLNDEILIDYGMKPGEIAQYPLNNLHPKSVLVTHGHLDHCGALTNLIHDNSEIFMTPPTADFTEMLAEDTLKIAENENIPPAYNLEDLKYFMNRTNKVDTGMEFSTNGYKVHFYDAGHIPGSSSVYIETKEGESICYTGDVNTIDTRLLYGADVFPDADTLIIESTYFGEDHTPRKKLESEFIESLKSTIDIGGSVIIPAFAIGRTHEILMMLDSYGINAHVDGMGLDAYSIMKKYPDYIKNIKHLKKAFRDASVVKGKKREKLPRDSSVIVTTAGMLNGGPVLQYLDKVYKDPKSKIMLTGYQVEGTNGRSAIENGFIENKGIRQKLQTEIEQYDFSAHCGDRELKQLVKDFCDRGTERVITMHGDNSEGFARWIVDKIGVEAYAPSNGDIYKF, from the coding sequence TTGAAACTGGATTTTAGAGGCGGATGTAGAGAAGTGGGACGTTCTTCAGTCTATCTTAATGATGAGATCTTAATCGATTACGGAATGAAACCGGGTGAAATTGCACAGTATCCTCTAAACAACCTGCATCCAAAATCGGTGCTTGTCACACATGGACATCTGGACCATTGTGGAGCTCTTACGAATCTGATACATGATAATTCAGAAATTTTTATGACACCTCCCACTGCAGATTTTACAGAAATGCTTGCAGAGGATACTTTAAAAATCGCGGAAAATGAAAACATACCGCCAGCCTATAACTTGGAAGATTTAAAATATTTCATGAACAGAACAAATAAAGTGGACACTGGGATGGAATTTTCAACAAACGGATATAAAGTCCATTTCTACGATGCAGGTCATATTCCCGGTTCTTCATCTGTTTATATTGAAACAAAAGAAGGTGAAAGCATATGTTATACAGGAGATGTCAACACTATAGATACAAGGCTTTTATACGGTGCTGATGTATTCCCGGACGCAGATACTCTTATAATCGAAAGCACATATTTTGGAGAAGATCACACACCTCGAAAAAAACTGGAATCAGAATTTATAGAATCCCTTAAAAGTACAATTGATATAGGCGGCAGTGTTATAATTCCTGCATTTGCAATCGGTAGAACCCATGAAATACTTATGATGCTGGATTCATACGGTATTAATGCCCATGTCGATGGTATGGGTCTTGATGCATACAGTATCATGAAAAAGTATCCAGACTACATAAAAAATATCAAACATCTCAAAAAAGCATTCCGTGATGCTTCTGTCGTTAAAGGCAAAAAACGTGAAAAACTGCCAAGAGACTCCTCTGTTATTGTCACAACTGCGGGGATGTTAAACGGTGGACCTGTGTTACAATATCTTGATAAAGTTTACAAGGACCCAAAATCAAAAATAATGCTTACAGGATATCAGGTCGAAGGTACAAACGGCAGGTCCGCGATAGAGAACGGTTTCATTGAAAACAAAGGAATCAGACAGAAATTACAGACAGAAATTGAACAATATGATTTTTCAGCCCATTGTGGTGACAGAGAACTTAAACAACTGGTTAAAGATTTCTGTGACAGAGGAACTGAAAGAGTTATAACAATGCATGGTGACAATTCTGAAGGTTTTGCCAGATGGATTGTGGATAAAATCGGGGTAGAAGCCTATGCCCCATCCAATGGTGACATTTATAAATTCTGA